CGGGGGGCGGTCCAGCTTAGAACAAGGCCTCGTCCATCTCCATCAAAGGCTTGACGCCGGCACGGGCAGTGCGGATCAGCGACGCGGTCTCCGGCAGCAGCTTGGCGAAGTAGAAGCGTGCGGTGATCAGCTTGGCCTTGTAGAACGGATCGCCGGAGTCGACCTTGGCCAGCGCCACCTTGGCCATGCGGGCCCAGAAGTAGGCAAACACCAGGTGGCCGCAGACGCGCAGGTAGTCGACCGCCGCGGCACCCACCTCGTCCGGGTTCTGGAAGGCCTTCATGCCGATCTCGGTGGTCAGCTTGGTGACCTTGTCGCCCAGGTCGGCCAGCGGGTTGATGAACTCCTGCATGTTCTCGTTGACACCCTCGTCCTCGACGAAGGCGGCGACGATCTTGCCGAACTTCTTCAGCTTGGCACCGTTGTCGGCGAGCACCTTGCGGCCCAGCAGGTCGAGCGACTGGATCGTGTTGGTGCCTTCGTAGATCATGTTGATGCGGGCGTCACGGACGTACTGCTCCATGCCCCACTCCTTGATGTAGCCGTGGCCGCCGAAGACCTGCATGCAGTGCGACGTGGCGATCCAGGCGTTGTCGCTGATGAAGGCCTTGACGATGGGCGTCACCAGCGCGACCAGGTCCGCCGCTTCCTTGCGGGTGGCCTCGTCGGTGTGCGACAGCTCGCGGTCGATCTGGAAGGCCGACCAGATGGCCAGCGCGCGGCCGCCTTCGGCATAGGCGCGGGCGGTCAGCAGCATCTTGCGCACGTCGGGGTGCACGATGATGGGATCGGCCGGCTTGTCGGTGGCCTTGGGGCCGGACAGCGAGCGCATCTGGATGCGGTCCTTCGCGTAGGCCACCGCGTTCTGGTAAGCCACCTCGGTCAGGCCCAGCGACTGCATGCCCACGCCCAGGCGGGCGGCGTTCATCATCACGAACATCGCCTGCAGGCCCTTGTGCGGCTGGCCCACCAGGGTGCCGATGGCGCCGTCCAGCACCATCTGTGCGGTGGCGTTGCCGTGGATGCCCATCTTGTGCTCCAGGCCGCCGCAGTAGATCTTGTTGCGCTCGGTGAGCTTGCCGTCCTTGTCGAACAGGAACTTGGGCACCACGAACAGCGAGATGCCCTTGGAGCCGGCCGGCGCGTCCGGCAGGCGGGCCAGCACCAGGTGGACAATGTTCTCGGCCAGGTCGTGCTCGCCGGCCGAGATGAAGATCTTCTGGCCGGTGATCTTGTAGGTGCCGTCGGCTTGCGGCTCGGCCTTGCTGCGCAGCAGGCCCAGGTCGGTGCCGCAATGCGGCTCGGTCAGGCACATGGTGCCGGTCCACTGGCCGCTGGTCAGCTTCGGCAGGTAGGTCGCCTTCTGCTCGGGCGTGCCATGGGCATGCAGGGCCTCGTAGGCGCCGTGCGACAGGCCGGGGTACATCGTCCAGGCCTGGTTGCCCGAGTTGAGCATTTCATAGAAGCACTGGTTGACCACCACCGGCAGGCCCTGGCCACCGTACTCGGGGTCGGTGCTCAGCGCCGGCCAGCCGCCTTCCACATACTGCTGGTAGGCTTCCTTGAAGCCCTTGGGCGCGCTCACCTCGTGGGTGGTCTTGTCCAGCGTGCAGCCTTCCTCGTCGCCGCTCTGGTTCAACGGGAAGATGACTTCCGATGCGAACTTGCCGCCTTCTTCCAGGATGGCGTTGATGGTCTCGGCATCGACCTCGGCGTGCGCAGGCATCTGCTTCAGTTCGTCGACGATGTTCAGCACCTCGTGCATCACGAATTGCATGTCGCGCAACGGCGGGGTGTACTGGGCCATGGAGGTCTCCTACTCAGGGAAGGTAAGGCGGTTATCGGGAAGCGGGTTTGGTCGTCTTGCGCGCCAGGGGCGCGGCTTTCGGGGCCGACTCGGTCGCATAGTGGCTGACGATGAACTCGAAGCCACGCCGCGCCCGGTCCAGCGAGCCGGGCGAGCGCAGGAATCGGGCATCGTGGTGCAGGGCCAGGATCAGGCCATGCAACTCGAACAGCATCTGCAGCGGATCGACGTCGGGCTTCAGGTGCCCTTCCTCGATCGACAGGCTGATGGCGCGGCCAAGCGCGCGGTGCCACATGCGCACCATCTCCACCAGCGCGTCGCGCACCGGGCCGGGCCGGTCGTCGAACTCCACCGCGCCGCTGATGTAGATGCAGCCGGAGTCGATCTCCACCGAGACCCGCCGCACCCAGCGCTCGAACAGCGCCCGCAGGCGAGGCAGGCCGCGCGGCTCGAGGACGGCGGGGAAGAACACCTCCTCCTCGAACTTCGCGTGGTACTCGCGGATGACCGAGATCTGCAGCTCCTCGCGCGAGCCGAAGTGGGCAAAGACGCCCGACTTGCTCATGCGGGTGACTTCGGCCAGCGCCCCGATCGACAGGCCTTCGAGCCCGACCTGGGAGGCCAGGCTCAAGGCCGCGTCGAGGATCGCCGCCTTGGTCTGCTGCCCCTTCTGGAGGCCGCGCGCCGACTCCCGGGGAGTCTCGCGTACTGGCTTGGTGGCGGGAGAAGAAGGCGAACTCAAGAGGCACCCGAAATAAAACGAACGATCGTTCTATTTTGCAGAAATCCGGGGGCCTGGACGGGACGCAGGAGAGGAATTTCTAGAGTCGCGTGCCTAGAAAGCCACAGCGAGCCATGAACCGCGGGTTTTCACCTAGGGATTCTGACCGGAAAGCCGGGCTGTTCTTCGCTGCAGGGAGAAGGATGGAGGGCACTGGCCCGCAAAGCCAGGGGAGCTTCCCTAGGGCGACGGATCCGAAGGGGAGCAGGCGTGACGGGCGCCGCAGTCGCCGGGCGGAGGCATCGCCCGGCGGGCCGGCGACGCGGTGCGAATGCCAGGCATCCCACGGGCGCCCGCGCCGCGCGGTGGCAGGCGCGCGGTGGCAGCCACGCGATGGCAGGAGCGAGGTGCCAGCAGCGCGGTGCAGACGCAGGGTTGGCAGCGCAGCGCTGCGGGCTAGCGCTGCAGGAGGCCCGCCGCCCGATGCGCCGAACCGCTGCCGCCTGGCGGCAGCGGATTCCGGCAGGCGAGCCAGCGCTCAGTCTTCGTCCGGGAAGGCGTCCGTGTCCTCGCCGTTGTCGTCGGCGCTGTCCTGCACCGCGCGGTCGAGCTGCTGCTTCAAGCCAGCCGCCTCCTGCAGGAAGGTGTCGGCCGGAACGGACGGAGCGAGGTGGAGCGCCGGCGGCGGCAGGGTGGTCATGTACAGCTCCCCGCTGAGCCGGCCGCTCTGCTGCTGGCGCAGTGCCGCGCCAGTGGCCAGGCCGGCCGCGGTCAGCAGCACGGTCCCGACGGCCAAGCGCCTGCGGCGTGCCGGCAGCACGGCGCACAGGTGCCGGTAGATGGCGCCGGAAAGCACCAGCGCTTGGGCCAGCTCGCTGCACCGGCTCAGCCAGGTCCAGGACGTCATGAAGCCCAGCAGGCCCAGTGTCGCGCCCACCACGCTGGACAGCAGCAGGCCGGCTGCGGCAATGCGCAGGTGGGTCCAGAAGTCGAAGCGATGCCGGAACAGCTTGGAGGCGAGCGCCCAGACCACCGCCCAGCCGGCCAACACCAGGAACGCCGGCAACAACACCACCAGGCCGGCCAGGAAGTTGCCGGGATCGGTGGTGAGGTAATGCTCCCAGGCCTGCCACAGGCCCCAGGCGCCGGTGGTGGCCAGCGCCGAGCTGGTCAGCCCGGGGCGCCAGCGGCCGGCGTGCGGCACCACCTGCTCCGGCGGCAGCGGGTCGCTGGCCAGGCGCACGCGCACCCGGGTGCCACCCAGCACCAGGTCTTCACCGGCCGGGCGCAAGGCTGACTCGCCGGCCTGCAGCCAGAGCCGGCCCAGCCGCACGCCGTTGACGGTGTCGCCCACCTGCAGGCGCAGGCCTTCCGGCCCCGCGTGGAGCACCAGGTGGTGAGGCGCCACATGCGGGTCGTCCAGCACCATGTCGCAGTCCAGCGCACGCCCCAGCCGCACGGGCCAGGACGTGACGGCAAAGGCCTGGCGCGGCAGGCCGTCGCGGTCGAGCACCTCGACCAGAGCTAGTTTGTCCATCCGTAGCCTTGCAGGTAGTGGCGGGCGAGCTTCATCGCGTTGTCGAAATCGATGCCGCGGGCATCGAAGCGGCCCTGCACGCCGAGGGTGGGCTGGTCCAGCGTCGCCACCAGCACGCTGAGGTCGTACAGGCCTTCGAGCTTCTTGTACGCCGTCATGCACAGCACCGCCCGCAGTGGCAGGCCATCGCGCTCGATGAAGCGCTCCTTGCACTGCGGCGGCGTGCGGTCGCGGCTGCGGCCGGCGCCGAAGAACTCGTTGCGAAAGCTCTGCGAGTACTGCGCCGCGAAACGCAGGCTGCCCAGCTTGGCGCCGTCGTAGGCTTCGTGGCGCACGGTCAGGCCGCCCAGGTAGAGCGAATCGGAAATGAAGATCTGCGTGTCCATCTGGCAGTCGGAACGCTCGAACTCCAGGCCCCGGGTGCCGCTGCGCGAGCTGCTGCCCCAGCAGCGCATGAACTGCTCCTGCGGCACCGGGATGGCATAGCGAGGGTGCCCGCCCGAGCGCCACGGCAGCTTGAGGAAACGCTCGACCAGCCGCTGCTGGTGCGCCTGCAGCTGCACCTTGAGCCGGTCGTAGACCGGTGCGGTGATGGGCGCCGCTGCCCGTCCCTGCTGCAGCAGGGCCTGGGCGTATTCGCCCGGCACCAGGAAGCTCACGAGCTGGCCGTCGCGGCGGGTCGCCACATTGACCCCGATGACCTGGCCCTGCTCGTCCAGCGCCGGGCCGCCGCTCATGCCGGGGTTGAGCGCGCCGGAGAAGAAGATGTTGGGGTAGAAGCTGCGCTCCACCAGGCCGTTGTAGTTGCCCTCCACCACCGCGAAGCCGACGTCCAGCGGGTTGCCCAGCGAGTAGATGCGCTCCCCCTTGGCGACGCTGCGGCTGCCCGGGCGGAAGGCAAGCGGCGAGCGCCCCTTCAGGCCGGCGTCGGCGGCCCGCACCAGGGCCAGGTCGTGCACGGCGTCGAAGGCCAGCAGCTGCAACGGCCCGGCACGACCGTCGGCCGTGCTGTACTCGAGCCGGTAGCGCTCCGGCTCCAGCGCCACCTGGCTCACCACGTGGTAGTTGGTCACCAGGTGCCCCTCCTCGGTCACCAGGAAGGCGGAGCCGACCGAGGCCTGGCTGGCCTGGCCCTTGAGCAGGGTGCGCACCTGCACCAGCTGGTTGCGGGTGCCCTCGTAGAGGCGCTGGGCCGACGCCGACACCGGCGCGCCGGCAGGCGCCGCTTCGGCGCCCGCTCCGGCAGGGGGCGCCGTGGGCGGCGGGGCGGTTTGCGCGGCGGCGTGCACCGCGCACAGTGCCGGGAAGCACAGCAGGACAGCCCGGCACAACAAGGCAAAAGACAACTTCATGGGCGGCATTGTAGGAAGGCGCCGGCCGCCGCTGTGGCGGCCCGCCCCGGGCGCGCAGCCTGCCATGCGAGCCGTTGCGGCGCGATGACAAGCGGTACTGGCACGCTCCGGTGTGGCCCGCTGGCCCTGTCGCCAGCACTCCTCCACTTGAGCCGGGAACGTGTCTTGCAATATGCTGCGCGGAGAGGCAAAAGCGATGGACGTCCTTCAACTCGACGTTTCCGGCCGGCCCCAGGCGTGGATCGCGCCCAAGGATGCGGCCCTCCTTTACGCCAGCGACTGTGTCGCGTGGACGTTGGGGGTTCCCTTTGTCGTGCTGCGTGGCGGCATCCAGCGTGTCAGCGGCCTGCAGTCGCGCATCGAGCTGCATCCCATCGTCGCCGTGCGCGGCAGCGTCCCCAGCCGGGCCTGGCGCCAGGTGCCGGCGCTGTCCAACACCAAGCTCTTCCTGCGCGACCGCCACCTGTGCGCCTACTGCGGCCACCAGTACACGGCCGAAGACCTGACCCGCGAGCACATCCACCCCACCTCGCGCGGCGGGCAGGACAGCTGGATGAACTGCATCACTGCCTGCCGCAACTGCAACGGCCGCAAAGGCAGCCGCACCCCCGAAGAGGCACACATGCCACTGCTCTACCTGCCATACGTGCCGAGCCTGCACGAGGACATGATCCTGCGCGGCCGCCGCATCCTGGCCGACCAGATGGAGTTCCTGCTGGCGAGCGTGCCACGCAACAGCCGGCTGCACGGCTGAGCCGCGCCAGCGCGCCCCTCCCAGCGCCTGCCTTATGCATAAAACGAGTGTGAAAAGTACTTTTTATTTGTTTGTTAAATAAAAAGTGCTTTTGATAATCGTTTTTCGTCGCTCGACACGGAGGAAATGAACATGGCAAGTTTGCGTCTTGGAGACCTGGCGCCCGATTTCGAACAAGATTCCACGGAAGGCCGCATCCGCTTCCATGACTGGCTGGGCGACAGCTGGGGTGTCCTGTTCTCGCACCCGGCGGACTTCACGCCGGTGTGCACCACCGAGCTGGGCCTGACCGCCAAGCTGAAGGACGAGTTCGCCAAGCGCAAGGTGAAGGCCATCGCGCTGTCGGTCGACCCGGTCGATTCGCATCACAAATGGATCGGTGACATCGAAAGCACCCAGGGCTGCACCGTCAACTTCCCGATCCTGGCCGATGCCGACCGCAAGGTGGCGACGCTCTACGACATGATCCACCCGAACGCGAACGCCACGCTGACGGTGCGCTCGCTGTTCGTCATCGACCCGCAGAAGAAGATCCGCCTCGTCATCACCTACCCGGCCAGCACCGGCCGCAATTTCGACGAGGTGCTGCGCGTGATCGACTCGCTGCAACTGACCGACCACCACAGCGTGGCGACGCCGGGCAACTGGAAGCAGGGGGACGATGTCGTCATCGTGCCCTCGCTGCAGGACCCCGAGCTGATCAAGCAGAAGTTCCCGCAGGGCTACAAGGCGGTGACGCCCTACCTGCGCCTGACGCCCCAGCCCAACAAGCCGCACTGACGGCCAGCCGTCGCGACGGGCCCATCGGGCGCCGTCGGCGGCAGCTGCCAGCTTCCCGTGCCGGCGCTGTCCGGCATCGCATGAGCCCGCCTGCCCGGCGGGCCCGGCCTCTCCTTGCCTCTTCCTTCGATGAACTTCCAGCAATTGCGCTCCGTGCGCGAAACCGCCCGCCGTGGCTTCAACCTCACCGAGGTGGCCAACGTGCTGCACACCTCGCAGCCCGGGGTGAGCCGGCAGATCCGCGAACTGGAGGACGAGCTGGGCATCGAGCTGTTCGTGCGGGCCGGCAAGCGGCTGACCGGCCTCACGCCGCCCGGGGCCGAGGTGCTGCCCATCATCGAGCGCATGCTGCTGGACGCCGACAACCTGCGCCGTGCGGGCGAGGACTATGCGCAGCAGTCGCGCGGCAAGATCTGCATTGCCACCACCCACTCCCAGGCCCGCTATGCGCTGCCGCCAGCGGTCAGTGATTTCCGCCGCCACTTCCCCAACGTCACGCTGAACCTGCACCAGGGCTCGCCCCGGCAGGTGGCCGAGATGCTGCTGACCGGCGAGGCCGACATCGGCATCGCCACCGAAGCGCTGGCACGCTACGACGACCTGATCGCCCTGCCCTGCTACCGCTGGACGCACTGCGTGGTCGTGCCACCAGGCCATGAACTGCTGGACGGCGAGCCACTGACGCTGGAGCGCCTGGCGCGCCAGCCGGTGATCACCTACGACGAGGGCTACACCGGCCGCTCCCACATCGACGAGGCCTTCGAGCGGCTGGGCCGCAAGCCCGACATCGTGCTGACCGCGATGGATGCCGACGTGATCAAGACCTACGTGGAGCTGGGCCTGGGCATCGGCATCGTCGCCTCCATCGCCTACGACGAGGAGCGCGACCGCAACCTGCGGGCCCTCGACGCGCGCCACCTGTTCGCCATGAACATGACGCGGCTGGCCATCCGCCGGGGCACCTACCTGCGGGCCTACGTCTATGCCTTCATCGAGTCCTTCGCGCCGCCGCTGACCCGCGCGGTGGTGGACCGGGCGCTGAGCGCCGAGCCGGGGGCCAGCTTCGAGATCTGAGCCGGCCAGGCAGCGGCGTGCGTGCCGCCGCTGCAGGGCTTACAGTGCAGGTCTTCCCTTTCTGGAGGCGCATGCATGGCAGGTCCTGGCCGCATCCGGGTCGGCATCGGGGGCTGGAGCTACGAGCCCTGGCGCGAGACCTTCTATCCCGACAGCCTGGCGCAGCACGACGAGTTGCACTACGCAAGCCGCCAGCTCACCGCGATCGAGATCAACAGCACCTTCTATCGCGCGCCGCCCGCCGGCATCTTCGAGCGCTGGCGCGACGCCACGCCGGAGGGCTTCATCTTCTCGCTGAAGGCGCCCCGCTACCTGACCCACCGCAAGGTGCTGGCCGAGTCGGCCGAAGGCGCGGCGCGGTTCCTCGAGGTGGCGGCCCACCTGGGCGACCGCCTGGGGCCGGTGGCCTGGCAGCTGCCGCCGAGCACCCGCTTCGATGCCGAGGACCTGGCCCGCTTCCTGTCGGCACTGCCGCGCGAGGCCGGCGGGCGGCGGCGGCGGCATGTGCTGGAAGCCCGGCATGACAGCTTCCTGAATGCCGAGTACCTGGCGCTGCTGCGCGAACAGCAGGTCGCGAGCGTCTACACCGACTCAGACAAATACCCGAGCCATGCGGACTTCAGCGCCGATTTCGTCTACGCCCGGCTGATGTGCTCTGAGCCCGACATGCCGACCGGCTACCCCGACGAGGCGCTCGACGACTGGGCCGAAGCGGCTCATTGCTGGGCCGCCGGCGGGCGGCCGCCGGCGCTGCCGGCCATCGACCCGGCTGCGGCCGGCGACGGGCAGCCACGCGACGTCTTCGTCTACTTCATCAACGGCGCCAAGGAGAACGCGCCGCAGGCCGCCGGCGCGCTGCTGTGGCGGCTGGCCGGGGAGCCGGCCAGCGGCTGAGCGGCCACGGCCGCCGCGGGCGTCAGGCCGCCGTTTCGAAACGGGTGATGCGCCGCGCCCGCAGGTGCACCGTCTGGCCGGGCCGCAGCCCGAGGCGCTCGCGCAGGTGGCCGAACTCGGCCCGCGGCAGCTCGACATCCACATAGCTGCCGTCGTCGATGCGCTTGAACTCGATGCGGGTGTTGGGCCCCACGGTGAGCGTCTGCGACAGGGTGACGGCCAGCGTGCCGGCATCCGGCGTGCCAAGGATCTCCAGCTCGTGCGGCCGCACATAGCTCACCTCGCCCGTCCCGGCCGCGGCACCCGGGCCGTGGCCGAGGCGGCCGTGGAAGAGGTTGACGTCGCCCAGGAACTGCAGCACGAAGGGCGTGGCGGGATGATCGTAGACCTGGTCCGGCGAGCCTTCCTGCTCGATGCGGCCCTGGTTCATCACGACGATGCGGTCGGCCACCTCCATCGCCTCGTCCTGGTCATGGGTCACGAAGACGCTGGTGACGTGCATCTCGTCGTGCAGCCGCCGCAGCCAGCGGCGCAGTTCCTTGCGCACCTTGGCATCGAGCGCGCCGAAGGGCTCGTCGAGCAGCAGCACCTTGGGCTCCACCGCGAGCGCGCGGGCCAGCGCGATGCGCTGGCGCTGGCCACCCGAGAGCTGGTGCGGGTAGCGGTCGGCAATCCAGTCGAGCTGCACCAGCTTGAGCAGTTCCTGCACCTTGGCGCGGATCTCTCGCTCCGGCGGCCGCGTGGCCTTGGGCCGCACGCGCAGGCCGAAGGCCACGTTCTCGAAGATGCTCATGTGGCCGAACAGCGCATAGTGCTGGAACACGAAGCCGACCTGGCGGTCGCGCACGTCGGCGAAGGTGGCGTCCTCGCCGTGGAAGAGCACCGAGCCGCTGTCGGGGCGCTCCAGCCCGGCGATGATGCGCAGCAGCGAGGTCTTGCCCGAGCCCGAGGGCCCGAGCAGCGCGACCAGCTCGCCCGAAGGGATGTCGAGGTTCAGGTTGTCGCAGACGACGGTGGCGCCGAAGCGCTTGTTCAGACCACGGACTTCGATGCTCATTCCTGTTCTCCCGCCAGCCGCTTCTCGCGCTTGACGTGTTGTTCCACCATCAGCTTCAGCACCAGGGTGACCAGTGCCAGCCCGGCCAGCAGCGAGGCGACTGCGAAGGCCGCCGCGAACTGGTATTCGTTGTAGAGGATCTCGATGTGCAGCGGCAGGGTGTTGGTCTGGCCGCGGATGTGGCCCGACACCACCGACACCGCGCCGAACTCGCCCATCGCCCGCGCGTTGCTCAGGATGACGCCGTACAGCAGCGCCCACTTGATGTTGGGCAGCGTCACGCGCCAGAAGATCTGCCAGC
This genomic stretch from Eleftheria terrae harbors:
- a CDS encoding acyl-CoA dehydrogenase C-terminal domain-containing protein — encoded protein: MAQYTPPLRDMQFVMHEVLNIVDELKQMPAHAEVDAETINAILEEGGKFASEVIFPLNQSGDEEGCTLDKTTHEVSAPKGFKEAYQQYVEGGWPALSTDPEYGGQGLPVVVNQCFYEMLNSGNQAWTMYPGLSHGAYEALHAHGTPEQKATYLPKLTSGQWTGTMCLTEPHCGTDLGLLRSKAEPQADGTYKITGQKIFISAGEHDLAENIVHLVLARLPDAPAGSKGISLFVVPKFLFDKDGKLTERNKIYCGGLEHKMGIHGNATAQMVLDGAIGTLVGQPHKGLQAMFVMMNAARLGVGMQSLGLTEVAYQNAVAYAKDRIQMRSLSGPKATDKPADPIIVHPDVRKMLLTARAYAEGGRALAIWSAFQIDRELSHTDEATRKEAADLVALVTPIVKAFISDNAWIATSHCMQVFGGHGYIKEWGMEQYVRDARINMIYEGTNTIQSLDLLGRKVLADNGAKLKKFGKIVAAFVEDEGVNENMQEFINPLADLGDKVTKLTTEIGMKAFQNPDEVGAAAVDYLRVCGHLVFAYFWARMAKVALAKVDSGDPFYKAKLITARFYFAKLLPETASLIRTARAGVKPLMEMDEALF
- a CDS encoding TetR/AcrR family transcriptional regulator, which encodes MSSPSSPATKPVRETPRESARGLQKGQQTKAAILDAALSLASQVGLEGLSIGALAEVTRMSKSGVFAHFGSREELQISVIREYHAKFEEEVFFPAVLEPRGLPRLRALFERWVRRVSVEIDSGCIYISGAVEFDDRPGPVRDALVEMVRMWHRALGRAISLSIEEGHLKPDVDPLQMLFELHGLILALHHDARFLRSPGSLDRARRGFEFIVSHYATESAPKAAPLARKTTKPASR
- a CDS encoding FHA domain-containing protein, which codes for MDKLALVEVLDRDGLPRQAFAVTSWPVRLGRALDCDMVLDDPHVAPHHLVLHAGPEGLRLQVGDTVNGVRLGRLWLQAGESALRPAGEDLVLGGTRVRVRLASDPLPPEQVVPHAGRWRPGLTSSALATTGAWGLWQAWEHYLTTDPGNFLAGLVVLLPAFLVLAGWAVVWALASKLFRHRFDFWTHLRIAAAGLLLSSVVGATLGLLGFMTSWTWLSRCSELAQALVLSGAIYRHLCAVLPARRRRLAVGTVLLTAAGLATGAALRQQQSGRLSGELYMTTLPPPALHLAPSVPADTFLQEAAGLKQQLDRAVQDSADDNGEDTDAFPDED
- a CDS encoding S1 family peptidase; its protein translation is MKLSFALLCRAVLLCFPALCAVHAAAQTAPPPTAPPAGAGAEAAPAGAPVSASAQRLYEGTRNQLVQVRTLLKGQASQASVGSAFLVTEEGHLVTNYHVVSQVALEPERYRLEYSTADGRAGPLQLLAFDAVHDLALVRAADAGLKGRSPLAFRPGSRSVAKGERIYSLGNPLDVGFAVVEGNYNGLVERSFYPNIFFSGALNPGMSGGPALDEQGQVIGVNVATRRDGQLVSFLVPGEYAQALLQQGRAAAPITAPVYDRLKVQLQAHQQRLVERFLKLPWRSGGHPRYAIPVPQEQFMRCWGSSSRSGTRGLEFERSDCQMDTQIFISDSLYLGGLTVRHEAYDGAKLGSLRFAAQYSQSFRNEFFGAGRSRDRTPPQCKERFIERDGLPLRAVLCMTAYKKLEGLYDLSVLVATLDQPTLGVQGRFDARGIDFDNAMKLARHYLQGYGWTN
- a CDS encoding HNH endonuclease codes for the protein MDVLQLDVSGRPQAWIAPKDAALLYASDCVAWTLGVPFVVLRGGIQRVSGLQSRIELHPIVAVRGSVPSRAWRQVPALSNTKLFLRDRHLCAYCGHQYTAEDLTREHIHPTSRGGQDSWMNCITACRNCNGRKGSRTPEEAHMPLLYLPYVPSLHEDMILRGRRILADQMEFLLASVPRNSRLHG
- a CDS encoding peroxiredoxin, whose product is MASLRLGDLAPDFEQDSTEGRIRFHDWLGDSWGVLFSHPADFTPVCTTELGLTAKLKDEFAKRKVKAIALSVDPVDSHHKWIGDIESTQGCTVNFPILADADRKVATLYDMIHPNANATLTVRSLFVIDPQKKIRLVITYPASTGRNFDEVLRVIDSLQLTDHHSVATPGNWKQGDDVVIVPSLQDPELIKQKFPQGYKAVTPYLRLTPQPNKPH
- a CDS encoding CysB family HTH-type transcriptional regulator; the encoded protein is MNFQQLRSVRETARRGFNLTEVANVLHTSQPGVSRQIRELEDELGIELFVRAGKRLTGLTPPGAEVLPIIERMLLDADNLRRAGEDYAQQSRGKICIATTHSQARYALPPAVSDFRRHFPNVTLNLHQGSPRQVAEMLLTGEADIGIATEALARYDDLIALPCYRWTHCVVVPPGHELLDGEPLTLERLARQPVITYDEGYTGRSHIDEAFERLGRKPDIVLTAMDADVIKTYVELGLGIGIVASIAYDEERDRNLRALDARHLFAMNMTRLAIRRGTYLRAYVYAFIESFAPPLTRAVVDRALSAEPGASFEI
- a CDS encoding DUF72 domain-containing protein: MAGPGRIRVGIGGWSYEPWRETFYPDSLAQHDELHYASRQLTAIEINSTFYRAPPAGIFERWRDATPEGFIFSLKAPRYLTHRKVLAESAEGAARFLEVAAHLGDRLGPVAWQLPPSTRFDAEDLARFLSALPREAGGRRRRHVLEARHDSFLNAEYLALLREQQVASVYTDSDKYPSHADFSADFVYARLMCSEPDMPTGYPDEALDDWAEAAHCWAAGGRPPALPAIDPAAAGDGQPRDVFVYFINGAKENAPQAAGALLWRLAGEPASG
- a CDS encoding sulfate/molybdate ABC transporter ATP-binding protein — encoded protein: MSIEVRGLNKRFGATVVCDNLNLDIPSGELVALLGPSGSGKTSLLRIIAGLERPDSGSVLFHGEDATFADVRDRQVGFVFQHYALFGHMSIFENVAFGLRVRPKATRPPEREIRAKVQELLKLVQLDWIADRYPHQLSGGQRQRIALARALAVEPKVLLLDEPFGALDAKVRKELRRWLRRLHDEMHVTSVFVTHDQDEAMEVADRIVVMNQGRIEQEGSPDQVYDHPATPFVLQFLGDVNLFHGRLGHGPGAAAGTGEVSYVRPHELEILGTPDAGTLAVTLSQTLTVGPNTRIEFKRIDDGSYVDVELPRAEFGHLRERLGLRPGQTVHLRARRITRFETAA